A genomic segment from Nicotiana sylvestris chromosome 1, ASM39365v2, whole genome shotgun sequence encodes:
- the LOC138874424 gene encoding uncharacterized mitochondrial protein AtMg00810-like, with product MVTVRSIVALTTSQHWMIYQMDVHNAFLNVQILSKYMHYPKVSHMEVSLRVVRYIKEAPGLGLLMPAESTYKVVAYCDSDWGSCMESRRSGYLVMFGNAPVSWKPKK from the exons ATGGTAACAGTTAGGTCAATTGTAGCTCTTACTACCTCTCAGCACTGGATGATTTACCAAATGGATGTTCATAATGCATTCCTTAATG TTCAGATCTTAAGTAAGTATATGCACTATCCCAAGGTGTCACACATGGAAGTTTCTCTTCGAGTAGTGAGATATATCAAAGAAGCACCAGGCTTGGGGTTACTTATGCCTGCAGAAAGTACATACAAGGTGGTTGCCTACTGTGATTCTGATTGGGGATCATGTATGGAGTCAAGGAGATCTGGGTACTTGGTCATGTTTGGAAATGCACCGGTGTCTTGGAAGCCAAAAAAGTAA
- the LOC104242177 gene encoding germin-like protein subfamily 1 member 20, with the protein MALRTLVLTIAIMALLSSMSHAFDPSPLQDICVAVDDSMAAVFVNGKICKDPKQVMANDFFKSGLNIPGNTSNQLGSAVTAVNVGNLPGLNTLGISLARIDYAPYGLNPPHTHPRGTEILAVLEGTLYVGFVLSNPGPNMKNKLFTKILNPGDVFVFPIGLIHFQFNVGKTNAVAFAGLSSQNPGVITIANAVFGSDPPINPDVLTKAFQVDKKVVEYLQSQFWWDNN; encoded by the exons ATGGCTCTCAGAACATTGGTATTAACCATTGCAATAATGGCTTTGTTATCTTCAATGAGCCATGCATTTGATCCTAGTCCTTTGCAGGATATTTGTGTTGCTGTTGACGACTCCATGGCTGCTG TTTTTGTGAACGGAAAAATTTGCAAGGATCCAAAGCAGGTTATGGCAAATGATTTCTTTAAATCAGGTCTAAACATACCTGGAAATACCTCAAATCAACTTGGATCTGCTGTAACTGCTGTGAACGTTGGCAACTTACCTGGACTCAACACTCTGGGCATTTCTTTAGCGCGCATTGATTATGCACCATATGGTCTCAACCCACCTCATACACATCCTCGAGGAACTGAGATTCTAGCTGTTCTTGAGGGCACACTCTACGTTGGCTTTGTCCTTTCAAACCCTGGTCCAAATATGAAGAACAAGCTCTTTACCAAGATTTTAAATCCTGGAGATGTGTTTGTTTTCCCAATAGGTCTCATTCATTTTCAATTTAATGTGGGAAAGACTAATGCTGTTGCATTTGCTGGACTCAGTAGTCAAAATCCAGGAGTCATCACTATCGCGAATGCAGTATTTGGTTCAGACCCACCAATCAATCCTGATGTTCTTACGAAAGCATTCCAAGTTGACAAGAAAGTTGTGGAGTACCTCCAATCACAATTCTGGTGGGATAACAACTAA